The following DNA comes from Arcobacter cloacae.
TATTGCAAATTTATCTCATAAATACGATGCTTTATTTGCAGTTGATAACTCACTTGCAACTTTTATTTCTCAAAGACCTTTAGATTTTGGAGCTGATTTTTCACTTTTTTCAACTACAAAATATATAAGTGGACATGGAAGTGTGGTTGCAGGTGCAATAGTTGCTAAAACAAAAGAGTTAAGTGATCAAATTCACTATTATGCAAATGCTCACGGAAGAAGTCAAAATCCAATGGATGTTTTTTTAATCTCTTTAGGAATTCCAACTTTAAAAATCAGAATGATTGAGCATGAAAAAAATTCAATTGCTATTACAAATTATCTTGAAAAACAAGATTATATAAAAAAAGTAACTCACCCTGCACTTCCTTCTCATCCACAATATGAGTTGGCAAAAAAACAGATGAAGTATATTCCTGGAGTTTTTTGTGTTGATTTTGTCAGTGTTGAATTAGCTGAAAAATTCATAGAAAATACAAAAATCTTTGGTGAAAAATGCTCTTTTGGAAGTCCTGATAGTAGAGTTGAAATCCCTGCAAAAATTTCCCATGCAAGTTTTTCTAAAGAAGAGTTAGCTGCAATTGGAATAAGTGATAGTACAGTTCGATTTTCTATTGGATTAGAAAGTGTT
Coding sequences within:
- a CDS encoding trans-sulfuration enzyme family protein; its protein translation is MYKQIETSLCHIAKFAPFDDVSGASHFPIYNTGTFDLKKQKGDKIYDYTRSDNPTREVLENLFTHVENGAGCVCTHTGIACVSLLFETVLKANSQVLVEADCYGGTFRLLKIFKEKYNIQVHFANFCDEEMIEHILKTHDIDLVLCESPTNPGLKIIDLELIANLSHKYDALFAVDNSLATFISQRPLDFGADFSLFSTTKYISGHGSVVAGAIVAKTKELSDQIHYYANAHGRSQNPMDVFLISLGIPTLKIRMIEHEKNSIAITNYLEKQDYIKKVTHPALPSHPQYELAKKQMKYIPGVFCVDFVSVELAEKFIENTKIFGEKCSFGSPDSRVEIPAKISHASFSKEELAAIGISDSTVRFSIGLESVEDLIKDIEQAVK